Proteins encoded within one genomic window of Brachybacterium avium:
- the lysA gene encoding diaminopimelate decarboxylase: MRAHEAGALHGNDAAPTWLPYPEDVNHLIDGLWSRNTARNAEGAIEIAGVDVRRIAEEVGTPAFVLDEDDFRHRARAFRNAFAEAFAPHRGADVYYAGKAFLCGAVVRWVEEDGLGLDVCTGGELAVALRAGFPPERIALHGNNKSEAEIRRALEAGVGRIVVDSLDEIELVDDLAARLGRRAAVMLRVTTGVEAHTHEFIATAHEDQKFGLSLTGGAAFAAVRRVLRAPQLDLLGLHSHIGSQIFDTGGFEVAARRVLELVAQIRDELDHTVDQLDLGGGFGVMYNTQHTPATPEVLADGIARIVTMQCRMLGIEVPHVSFEPGRAIAGPSTQTLYSVGTVKDVRLGGPHHRVYVSVDGGMSDNVRTALYDADYSCLLTGRVSDAAPEVVRVVGKHCESGDIVVKDEYLPSDVERGDLISVPVTGAYCYSLASNYNHVPRPPVIAVRDGEIRTLIRRETEDDLLGLDIG, translated from the coding sequence ATGCGTGCCCACGAGGCCGGAGCCCTACACGGCAACGACGCAGCCCCCACCTGGCTGCCGTATCCCGAGGACGTCAACCACCTGATCGACGGGCTGTGGTCGCGGAACACCGCACGCAATGCCGAGGGGGCCATCGAGATCGCCGGCGTGGACGTGCGGCGCATAGCTGAGGAGGTCGGCACCCCCGCCTTCGTGCTCGACGAGGACGACTTCCGTCACCGGGCCCGCGCGTTCCGCAACGCGTTCGCCGAGGCGTTCGCCCCCCATCGTGGGGCGGATGTCTACTACGCGGGCAAGGCCTTCCTCTGCGGCGCCGTGGTGCGCTGGGTCGAGGAGGACGGGCTGGGGCTGGACGTGTGCACCGGCGGTGAGCTCGCCGTCGCCCTGCGCGCCGGCTTCCCCCCGGAGCGCATCGCCCTGCATGGGAACAACAAGTCCGAGGCGGAGATCCGTCGCGCTCTCGAGGCCGGGGTGGGCCGCATCGTCGTCGACTCCCTGGACGAGATCGAGCTGGTCGACGACCTCGCGGCGCGGCTCGGTCGGCGCGCCGCTGTGATGCTGCGGGTGACCACCGGGGTGGAGGCGCACACCCACGAGTTCATCGCCACCGCGCACGAGGATCAGAAGTTCGGGCTCTCCCTCACCGGCGGGGCCGCCTTCGCCGCCGTGCGCCGTGTGCTCCGGGCTCCGCAGCTGGACCTTTTGGGGCTGCACTCCCATATCGGTTCGCAGATCTTCGACACCGGCGGCTTCGAGGTCGCCGCCCGCCGCGTCCTCGAGCTGGTCGCCCAGATCCGCGACGAGCTCGACCACACCGTCGACCAGCTCGACCTCGGCGGCGGTTTCGGCGTCATGTACAACACCCAGCACACCCCGGCCACGCCCGAGGTGCTCGCCGACGGGATCGCGCGGATCGTCACGATGCAGTGCCGGATGCTCGGGATCGAGGTGCCCCACGTGTCCTTCGAACCGGGCAGGGCGATCGCGGGCCCGTCCACCCAGACCCTGTACTCCGTGGGCACCGTGAAGGACGTGCGCCTGGGCGGCCCCCACCATCGGGTGTACGTCTCTGTGGACGGCGGGATGAGCGACAACGTGCGCACCGCGCTGTACGACGCGGACTACTCCTGCCTGCTCACCGGTCGAGTCTCCGACGCCGCGCCCGAAGTGGTCCGCGTGGTCGGCAAGCACTGCGAGAGCGGGGACATCGTCGTCAAGGACGAGTACCTGCCCAGCGATGTGGAGCGCGGAGACCTGATCTCGGTGCCCGTCACCGGTGCGTACTGCTACTCGCTGGCCTCGAACTACAACCACGTGCCACGGCCTCCCGTGATCGCCGTGCGCGACGGCGAGATCCGTACCCTGATCCGCCGCGAGACCGAGGACGACCTCCTCGGCCTGGATATCGGCTGA
- a CDS encoding bifunctional alpha,alpha-trehalose-phosphate synthase (UDP-forming)/trehalose-phosphatase, which translates to MSTSSSVQDRPGEHELVVVANRLPVDSRTLPDGATEWVTSPGGLVTAMESVMRTIDSGAWVGWAGAPGEAPEPFDADGMSLYPVRLDQEDIERYYEGYSNATLWPLYHDVIVAPEFHRGWWDSYLTANRRFAAAAAPVAAPGGTIWVHDYQLQLVPRMIRDRRSDVRIGFFNHIPFPPVELFSQLPKRNSILRGLLGADLVGFQRESDSLNFLAAVRKLLGHHVDGMTISVPGIGAAPMREVQVQTFPISIDSSAVSALTEDPEIRERAAQLRRDLGDPEKIVLGADRLDYTKGIRHRLKAWGELLDDGSIDPHDTVIIQIATPSRERVESYRQLRDEVELTVGRINGEHAPLGRPAVSYQHHSFDRREMTALFMAADVVLVTALRDGMNLVAKEYVASRPDLHGVLVLSEFAGAADELRAAVLVNPHDIDELKAAILRSLAMPPEEQEEAMRSLRHQVMEHDVQFWAHQFLENLTASGSPEQEAAPVIRLTGDAPSDPVELDATLRDFTAVPRLLIASDFDGVLAPIVSDRDAVQPDHAALTALRRLSDLPGVAVALVSGRALADLDSHTEMPSSVVLVGSHGAEVGALPPWMQAEVLDKSALSMTPEAEEQLAAITTTLRRIARAHPGTEVETKPTAAVLHTRNAKGRGGINATESALEYATTLPEVTVTPGKEVVEFAVVHTSKGAAIDALSRASAADAWLYLGDDITDESVFAQLGSDDVGVKVGSGDTAAQLRIPDTEAARDLLRRLLELRAEQS; encoded by the coding sequence TTGTCCACTTCATCTTCGGTCCAGGACCGTCCCGGCGAGCACGAGCTGGTGGTCGTCGCCAATCGTCTGCCGGTGGATTCCCGGACCCTCCCCGATGGTGCCACCGAATGGGTGACCAGCCCCGGCGGCCTCGTCACCGCGATGGAGTCGGTGATGCGCACCATCGACTCCGGCGCCTGGGTGGGGTGGGCCGGCGCACCGGGTGAGGCCCCCGAGCCCTTCGACGCCGACGGGATGAGCCTGTACCCGGTGAGGCTGGATCAGGAGGACATCGAGCGGTACTACGAGGGCTACTCCAACGCCACCCTCTGGCCTCTCTACCATGACGTCATCGTCGCCCCGGAGTTCCACCGCGGCTGGTGGGACTCCTACCTCACGGCGAACCGTCGCTTCGCCGCCGCGGCCGCACCGGTCGCGGCTCCGGGCGGGACCATCTGGGTGCACGACTACCAGCTGCAGCTGGTCCCGCGGATGATCCGGGACCGGCGCAGCGACGTGCGCATCGGCTTCTTCAACCACATCCCGTTCCCGCCCGTCGAGCTGTTCTCCCAGCTCCCCAAGCGCAACTCCATCCTGCGCGGTCTGCTCGGAGCGGACCTCGTGGGCTTCCAGCGCGAGAGCGATTCGCTGAACTTCCTCGCCGCCGTGCGCAAGCTGCTGGGCCATCACGTGGACGGGATGACGATCTCGGTGCCCGGCATCGGTGCCGCTCCGATGCGGGAGGTGCAGGTGCAGACCTTCCCGATCTCCATCGACTCCTCCGCCGTCTCCGCCCTCACCGAGGATCCGGAGATCCGCGAGCGCGCGGCACAGCTGCGGCGGGACCTCGGCGATCCGGAGAAGATCGTGCTGGGCGCGGACCGTCTGGATTACACCAAGGGCATCCGTCATCGGCTGAAGGCCTGGGGAGAGCTGCTGGACGACGGCTCGATCGACCCGCACGACACCGTGATCATCCAGATCGCCACGCCGTCCCGCGAGCGGGTGGAGTCGTACCGCCAGCTGCGCGACGAGGTCGAGCTGACGGTCGGGCGGATCAACGGCGAGCATGCGCCGCTCGGCCGTCCGGCCGTGTCCTATCAGCACCACTCCTTCGACCGCCGGGAGATGACGGCGCTGTTCATGGCCGCGGACGTGGTGCTGGTGACAGCACTGCGCGACGGCATGAACCTGGTCGCCAAGGAGTACGTCGCCTCCCGGCCGGATCTGCACGGCGTGCTGGTGCTCAGCGAGTTCGCCGGCGCGGCCGATGAGCTGCGTGCCGCGGTGCTGGTGAATCCTCACGACATCGATGAGCTCAAGGCCGCGATCCTGCGGTCGCTGGCGATGCCTCCCGAGGAGCAGGAGGAGGCGATGCGCTCCCTGCGCCATCAGGTGATGGAGCACGACGTGCAGTTCTGGGCCCACCAGTTCCTCGAGAACCTCACCGCCAGCGGATCCCCGGAGCAGGAGGCGGCGCCGGTCATCCGGCTCACCGGGGACGCACCCAGCGATCCTGTCGAGCTCGACGCCACGCTGCGCGACTTCACGGCGGTGCCGCGCCTGCTGATCGCCTCCGACTTCGATGGAGTGCTGGCGCCGATCGTCTCCGACCGCGATGCGGTGCAGCCCGATCACGCCGCACTCACCGCCCTGCGCCGGCTCTCCGACCTTCCGGGGGTCGCCGTCGCACTGGTCTCCGGGCGCGCGCTGGCCGATCTCGACTCCCATACCGAGATGCCGAGCTCGGTGGTGCTGGTGGGGTCCCACGGCGCGGAGGTGGGGGCGCTGCCGCCGTGGATGCAGGCAGAAGTGCTGGACAAGTCAGCGCTGAGCATGACCCCGGAGGCGGAGGAGCAGCTCGCCGCGATCACCACCACGCTGCGGCGGATCGCTCGGGCCCACCCCGGCACGGAGGTCGAGACCAAGCCGACAGCCGCGGTGCTGCACACCCGGAACGCGAAGGGCCGGGGCGGGATCAACGCCACCGAGTCGGCGCTCGAGTACGCCACGACCCTGCCCGAGGTCACCGTCACGCCCGGCAAGGAGGTCGTGGAGTTCGCCGTCGTGCACACCTCGAAGGGAGCGGCGATCGATGCCCTGTCCCGGGCGAGCGCCGCCGATGCCTGGCTGTACCTGGGCGATGACATCACTGATGAATCCGTCTTCGCGCAGTTGGGCAGCGACGATGTGGGGGTGAAGGTGGGCAGCGGCGATACTGCGGCCCAGCTGCGGATCCCCGACACCGAGGCGGCGCGGGACCTGCTCCGACGGCTGCTCGAGCTGCGCGCCGAGCAGAGCTGA
- the tsaD gene encoding tRNA (adenosine(37)-N6)-threonylcarbamoyltransferase complex transferase subunit TsaD — MALGSPIVLGVESSCDETGFGLVSDGTLLGQGLASSASQHADFGGVVPEIAARAHLEAVVPTLRIALEDADVDLADVSHVAVTSGPGLATAVHVGLAAAKSIAWALDKPLYGVHHLAGHAAADTLEHGPLPERSIVLIVSGGHTSILAVGDLVRDPIEHLGDTLDDAAGEAFDKVSRLLGLGYPGGPAISRAAVDGDPAAFSFPRAMLRPKDAPFTFSFSGLKTAVARTVETLERAGEPVPVADIAASFEQAVVDVLVKKSLRAVRERNLDTLVIVGGVAANARLRAVAQKKCDAEGIELRIPSPRLCTDNGAMIAAVGDLLVRSGAAPSGLGIAADPSAVLHGAQLPLLR, encoded by the coding sequence ATGGCACTCGGGTCCCCGATCGTCCTCGGGGTCGAGTCCTCCTGCGACGAGACCGGCTTCGGTCTCGTCTCGGATGGCACCCTGCTGGGGCAGGGCCTCGCCTCGAGCGCCTCCCAGCACGCCGATTTCGGGGGAGTGGTCCCCGAGATCGCCGCCCGCGCCCATCTCGAGGCCGTCGTCCCGACGCTGCGGATCGCGCTGGAGGACGCCGACGTCGACCTGGCCGATGTCTCGCACGTCGCCGTCACCTCCGGCCCCGGACTGGCCACCGCCGTGCATGTGGGCCTCGCAGCCGCCAAGTCGATCGCCTGGGCCCTCGACAAACCTCTGTACGGCGTGCACCACCTGGCGGGCCATGCCGCCGCCGACACCCTCGAGCACGGCCCACTGCCCGAGCGCAGCATCGTGCTGATCGTCTCCGGCGGCCATACCTCGATCCTCGCTGTCGGCGATCTGGTGCGCGATCCCATCGAGCATCTCGGCGACACCCTGGACGATGCGGCGGGAGAGGCGTTCGACAAGGTCTCCCGCCTGCTCGGCCTCGGCTACCCCGGCGGGCCTGCGATCTCGCGCGCCGCCGTCGACGGCGACCCCGCCGCCTTCTCCTTCCCCCGCGCGATGCTGCGCCCGAAGGATGCGCCGTTCACCTTCTCCTTCTCCGGGCTCAAGACCGCGGTGGCTCGGACCGTCGAGACCCTCGAGCGCGCAGGGGAGCCGGTCCCCGTCGCGGACATCGCGGCTTCCTTCGAGCAGGCCGTCGTCGATGTGCTGGTGAAGAAGTCGCTCCGTGCCGTGCGCGAGCGGAACCTGGACACGCTGGTGATCGTGGGCGGCGTCGCCGCCAATGCTCGCCTCCGCGCGGTCGCCCAAAAGAAGTGCGATGCCGAGGGCATCGAGCTGCGGATCCCGTCGCCGCGGCTGTGCACCGACAACGGCGCGATGATCGCCGCGGTCGGGGATCTGCTGGTGCGCTCCGGGGCCGCGCCCAGCGGTCTGGGCATTGCCGCGGATCCCTCGGCAGTGCTCCACGGGGCTCAGCTGCCGCTGCTGCGGTGA
- a CDS encoding M23 family metallopeptidase, with the protein MANHRADGRATVRKHRLVGGTHRDSVVSAGAVKVGVLGVLATATIAAPLAAAAAGIDETAPQGEAVAQAQSVAPADQAPAPVALPAADVASAAAVETRGEDADASRSEERTAPAAEDSEKAEASEEAESTGIEVSVPEPVEEATAAEPVGHEGYLRPVSGPITSGFGGRMHPVLGYFKGHNGVDFGAACGTPVAAAKSGTVIAVEQNSASGKRVKIDHGNGVVTGYYHLQGYNTSVGASVSAGDTIGYVGSTGRSTGCHLHFAKMDEAGNYSNPMSILR; encoded by the coding sequence GTGGCGAATCATCGCGCCGACGGACGTGCAACGGTGCGCAAGCACCGCCTGGTCGGAGGGACCCACCGCGACTCCGTCGTCTCCGCCGGAGCGGTGAAGGTCGGGGTCCTCGGAGTCCTCGCCACCGCCACCATTGCTGCACCCCTGGCGGCCGCCGCGGCCGGGATCGATGAGACCGCCCCGCAGGGTGAGGCGGTTGCCCAGGCCCAGTCCGTCGCCCCCGCCGACCAGGCCCCAGCCCCCGTGGCGCTCCCCGCGGCCGACGTCGCCTCCGCGGCAGCTGTCGAGACCCGCGGCGAGGACGCCGACGCGAGCCGTTCCGAGGAGCGCACCGCCCCGGCTGCCGAGGACTCCGAGAAGGCCGAAGCCTCCGAGGAGGCCGAGAGCACCGGCATCGAGGTCTCGGTCCCCGAGCCCGTCGAGGAGGCCACGGCCGCCGAGCCGGTGGGCCACGAGGGTTACCTGCGCCCCGTCAGCGGTCCCATCACTTCGGGCTTCGGTGGACGCATGCACCCCGTCCTCGGCTACTTCAAGGGGCATAACGGCGTGGACTTCGGTGCCGCCTGCGGCACCCCCGTGGCCGCGGCCAAGTCCGGCACCGTCATCGCCGTCGAGCAGAACAGCGCCTCCGGCAAGCGGGTGAAGATCGATCACGGCAACGGGGTCGTCACCGGCTACTACCACCTGCAGGGCTACAACACCTCGGTGGGCGCCTCCGTCAGCGCGGGCGACACCATCGGCTATGTCGGCTCCACCGGGCGCTCCACCGGCTGCCACCTGCACTTCGCGAAGATGGACGAGGCGGGAAACTACTCCAACCCGATGTCGATCCTGCGGTGA
- a CDS encoding response regulator transcription factor, producing the protein MRVVVIEDEQTITRAIADRLTAEGWEVTTASDGPSGVRAVAEVRPDVVVLDVMLPGFDGLEVCRRIQADEPVPVLMLTARDDETDMLVGLGVGADDYMTKPFSMRELAARLKALLRRVRRVGAPAPSESEKQDALQFGDLVIDRAGRRVMRAGAPAHLTPTEFDLLLCLANAPGTVLTREQLLADVWDWVDATGTRTVDSHVKALRRKLGSDLVRTVHGVGYALEIPEDPEDPPGGAASPGSLAGESDLSSMPTPNLPTEDS; encoded by the coding sequence GTGCGCGTCGTCGTGATCGAGGATGAGCAGACGATCACCCGCGCGATCGCTGATCGCCTCACCGCCGAGGGATGGGAGGTCACCACCGCTTCCGACGGCCCCTCCGGCGTGCGAGCCGTCGCCGAGGTGCGCCCGGACGTGGTGGTGCTGGACGTGATGCTCCCGGGGTTCGACGGCCTCGAGGTATGCCGTCGGATCCAGGCCGACGAGCCGGTGCCGGTGCTGATGCTGACCGCCCGCGACGACGAGACCGACATGCTCGTGGGACTCGGAGTGGGCGCGGATGACTACATGACCAAGCCCTTCTCCATGCGCGAGCTGGCCGCCCGGCTCAAGGCTCTGCTGCGCAGGGTGCGCCGCGTCGGGGCACCGGCGCCGAGCGAGTCCGAGAAGCAGGATGCCCTGCAGTTCGGCGACCTGGTCATCGATCGCGCCGGGCGACGGGTGATGCGTGCGGGCGCTCCCGCCCATCTGACCCCCACCGAGTTCGACCTCCTGCTCTGCCTGGCGAACGCCCCTGGCACCGTCCTCACCCGCGAACAGCTCCTGGCCGATGTCTGGGACTGGGTGGATGCGACCGGGACCCGCACCGTGGATTCCCACGTCAAGGCGCTGCGTCGCAAGCTGGGCTCCGACCTGGTGCGCACCGTCCACGGCGTGGGCTACGCCCTGGAGATCCCGGAGGACCCCGAGGACCCTCCGGGCGGCGCCGCCTCGCCCGGCTCCCTCGCCGGCGAGTCGGATCTCTCCTCCATGCCGACCCCGAACCTCCCCACCGAAGACTCGTGA
- a CDS encoding HAMP domain-containing sensor histidine kinase — protein sequence MTPPAVDGAGDPQRRVPERLDVRPLDRFRSFKVKLGILVAASVTVAALLTQVSIRAGVEPLLALPLVVLVALVFTQVLARGMTSPLREMTGAAQAMARGDYSRTIRTTSRDEVGQLASAFSTMASELEQTDRMRRDLVANVSHELRTPVTGLRAQLENLVDGVTEPDPAALEVALTETERLSQLVDHLLDLSRLDAGVVELDLEAVELTPFLHEVVDAAALAPGGRDMRWIIDVEPADLAVPADAARLHQVIHNLLENAARHSPAGGRIHVSAARTAQDDGVRIDVHDEGPGIAREDRSRVFERFQRGGYDNTSGGTGLGLAIARWAVGLHGGTIEVLDDPRSEHARDGRSSLIRVVLPDTSWST from the coding sequence GTGACTCCGCCCGCCGTCGACGGTGCGGGCGACCCCCAACGCCGGGTCCCGGAACGGTTGGACGTCCGGCCGCTGGACCGTTTCCGCTCCTTCAAGGTCAAGCTCGGGATCCTGGTCGCCGCGAGCGTCACCGTCGCCGCGCTGCTCACGCAGGTGAGCATCCGGGCCGGGGTGGAGCCGTTGCTGGCGCTGCCGCTGGTGGTGCTCGTGGCGCTGGTTTTCACGCAGGTGCTCGCCCGCGGCATGACCTCCCCGCTGCGGGAGATGACCGGAGCCGCCCAGGCGATGGCTCGCGGCGACTACAGCCGCACCATCCGCACCACCAGCCGTGACGAGGTCGGTCAGCTCGCCTCCGCTTTCTCCACGATGGCCTCCGAGCTCGAGCAGACCGACCGGATGCGCCGCGACCTGGTCGCCAACGTCTCCCACGAGCTCCGCACCCCGGTGACCGGCCTGCGTGCCCAGCTGGAGAACCTGGTGGACGGCGTGACCGAACCCGATCCGGCCGCTCTCGAGGTCGCGCTGACCGAGACCGAGCGCCTCTCGCAGCTGGTGGACCACCTGTTGGATCTCTCTCGGCTCGATGCCGGGGTGGTCGAGCTCGACCTCGAGGCCGTCGAGCTCACCCCGTTCCTCCACGAGGTGGTCGACGCCGCTGCCCTCGCCCCCGGGGGCCGCGACATGCGCTGGATCATCGACGTCGAGCCTGCCGATCTGGCAGTGCCCGCCGACGCCGCGCGCCTGCACCAGGTCATACACAATCTGCTGGAGAACGCCGCCCGGCATTCCCCGGCCGGTGGGCGGATCCATGTGTCCGCCGCCCGCACCGCGCAGGATGACGGCGTGCGCATCGACGTCCACGACGAGGGGCCCGGCATCGCCCGTGAGGACCGCTCCCGGGTGTTCGAGCGCTTCCAGCGCGGCGGCTACGACAACACCTCCGGCGGCACCGGGCTGGGCCTCGCGATCGCGCGCTGGGCGGTCGGGCTGCACGGCGGCACGATCGAAGTCCTCGACGACCCCCGCAGCGAACACGCCCGGGACGGTCGCTCGTCCCTGATCCGCGTGGTGCTGCCGGACACCTCGTGGAGCACGTGA
- a CDS encoding GDSL-type esterase/lipase family protein — translation MPTVPMTPAPSPESRIRIIALGDELLAGVGDARALGWLGRAVASEQGAANRIDVFSSALPAETSAELAERWDEDVQRRFSTEGQADGSVDNRVVLAMGRADIGTGISLARSRLNLAKVLDGLERLRIPAFVVGPTPSTDAGTTAAVRELSGAFEDVCSRRRIPYVDTVGGLIGHEQWESDLARSPGDHPGQVGYGLIAWLVLHGGFGRWLGTSS, via the coding sequence GTGCCCACCGTGCCTATGACGCCCGCCCCGTCTCCGGAGTCCCGGATCCGGATCATCGCGCTCGGAGACGAGCTCCTCGCCGGAGTGGGTGATGCTCGGGCGCTGGGATGGCTCGGCCGTGCCGTGGCCAGCGAACAGGGAGCGGCCAACCGCATCGACGTGTTCAGCTCCGCCCTGCCCGCCGAGACCTCCGCCGAGCTCGCGGAGCGCTGGGACGAGGATGTGCAGCGACGTTTCTCGACCGAGGGGCAGGCCGACGGCTCCGTCGACAACCGGGTGGTGCTGGCCATGGGCCGCGCCGACATCGGGACCGGGATCTCCTTGGCCCGCTCCCGGCTGAACCTCGCCAAGGTTCTCGACGGGTTGGAGCGGCTGCGCATCCCCGCCTTCGTGGTGGGGCCGACCCCCAGCACGGACGCGGGCACCACCGCCGCGGTGCGGGAGCTCTCCGGAGCCTTCGAGGACGTCTGCTCCCGCCGGCGGATCCCGTATGTCGACACGGTCGGCGGTCTGATCGGCCACGAGCAGTGGGAGTCCGATCTGGCCCGCTCTCCCGGCGATCATCCCGGGCAGGTCGGCTACGGACTGATCGCCTGGCTGGTGCTGCACGGCGGCTTCGGCCGCTGGCTCGGCACCTCCTCCTGA
- a CDS encoding 50S ribosomal protein bL37, translating to MSKRGRKRKARRKNSANHGKRPNS from the coding sequence ATGAGCAAGCGAGGACGCAAGCGCAAGGCTCGCCGCAAGAACAGCGCGAATCACGGCAAGCGCCCCAACAGCTGA
- the rsrA gene encoding mycothiol system anti-sigma-R factor, which yields MNQDDLAPRAGSAESARRDLRYGLEEALDGELPEELVQRMQRHADDCPECAEEWERMRRLKELVRRSCADRAPSELRERIAVQCRTVSVTRTDSDGTTVRITRTSTVRREFPGADG from the coding sequence ATGAACCAGGACGATCTCGCCCCTCGCGCCGGCTCCGCAGAGTCGGCGCGACGCGACCTGCGCTACGGGCTGGAGGAGGCGCTCGACGGGGAGTTGCCCGAGGAGCTGGTCCAGCGCATGCAGCGCCATGCCGACGACTGCCCGGAATGCGCCGAGGAATGGGAGCGGATGCGCCGGTTGAAGGAGCTGGTGCGCCGCAGCTGCGCTGATCGCGCTCCCTCGGAGCTGCGGGAGCGGATAGCCGTGCAGTGCCGCACCGTCTCGGTGACCCGTACGGACAGTGATGGAACCACGGTGCGGATCACCCGCACCTCGACGGTGCGCCGCGAGTTCCCGGGCGCTGACGGTTGA